From the Oceanobacillus kimchii X50 genome, the window ATAACCGCTATCGTAAGGTGGTTCCGAACTTCATATGAAGTAAAAGAAAAATCGATTGTTATCCGACAAGGTGCATTTGTAATTAAACAACGGTATTTACCTTTTGATCGAGTCCAAAATGTAAAGACGAATACCCCCTTTTACTTTCGCTTTTTGCATGTAACCTCTTTAGTGCTTGAGACTGGTTCAGGAGGTGATGATGCTTCATTCACCTTCCCTGCTCTCCATTTAGCAGATGCAGAGAAAATAGAAAGTATTATCGACCGATACCGAAGAACCGATCATAAGATAGAACAAGTTGAAAAAGATCAAGCATTAACAGAGACATCACAAACCGAGAATGAACGCAACATTAAATCAGAGCAAAAACATTCTGAACGAAGAATTCACTTTACACCGACACGCAAAGATGTATTAAAAGCATCAATACTATCAGCAAGTTACATTGTATTAGTTCCCATTTTGTTATCGATTTTCCAACAGATTGATAGTGTTTATGATATCAGTACTTATCTCGAAGACGGTTACCAGTTCATATCTAACTCGTGGATGGTACTTGTCATTGCGATCACACTACTTATCTTAGCGTCTATTGCTTTTGGCGTTATACAAACATTTTTAAAGTATGGGAAGTATGAGATTGCTTCCGATGAAGAGCGAATTTATATTTCTCAAGGTGTGCTTAGTGAGAAGCATTTCTCCATCCGAAAAAAGAACGTTCAAGCCATTGAAATGCGCCAATCGATATTAAAACGCCTATTAGGAGTAACAAGCGTAAAATTAATTAGCGCTGGTGAAATGGAGCTTTCTGGGGACCCAGTTAATTCTCTATATCCATTCCTACCTACCAAAAGAGCGCTCTCTTTAGTAGAAGAATTACTGCCAGGTTTTGAAATTACGACAGAAATGGAACGAATGCCAACTTCATCGCTTGTGGCAAGAATGCTCCATATTCCATGGATATGGATTATCGCCACAGGAGTTATTCTATATTTCTTCCCACAGTGGTGGTGGACATCTATTGTTTTGCTTATTTTAACCATCATGGGACGTTATCTCGATTATCGATTTGCTAAATTTACGATTAATGGATCATTTATTCAATTACAAACTGGTGGTTGGGAAATCACTACGTTAGTTACCCAGCGTCATAAAGCGATTGAGTTTTCCGTGGAAGAAAATATCATTCAACGTCGCCTTGGGTTAATTACTCTTAAAACAAGCAATCGCGGTAAACCTGTGTATGTGAAGACCCTTGCTGACATTCCTGCACCAATGGCAAAAGAAGCCTATCATTGGTATAAACAGTAGTAGACTTCATAAAAATAGGTTCGAAAGATTTTCACATAAGTGTTAGGTTTAATTTAAAAAACGAACATTTTAGTAATATTTATATAATAATGTATGGGTTATATCAATAACTTGGCTTTGATTGTAATGGAAGACGGCGACTCCAGCAGGAATAGCACGAGCTGAAGATACAATTGAAAAGTGTTCTTCTTTTCAAGTTAGCTAAAGCCGTGCCTGCGGAAAAGCGTCCGTCTTTAATGAACATCAAAACAGCTAACATTCGGATTTCACATAAAATATCTTATTATGAAATTGATTTACATATTAAAATTAACGATATATTTATGAAGCTCAGTATTATAATATGCAAACGAATACTCCACAAGCCGGTCTCTACTATCATATGAATAACGTTCACGTTGTAATAACGGTTGTTTCTCTACTTCCAGCAGTTCGGCAACATTTTGCTCAGGAACAGATACACCGAATTCATCTTTAAACCGATAAAATCGAACCCCTTGCTGATATAACATATCATAAAGGGAATTAACAAACACTTCCGGGTCTTTTGGAAGTGCAATATGTGCAGATATATAATGACGAAAGTGAATATATGGTTTACCATTTAGTATATATAGGCGTTCAATACAATAGACTTCCTTACTGTTTAATTGATGTAGCGGCTCCGAAAGTTCTTCAACAACTGTTAAATCAATAAACTTCTTACGTAATTGATGACCTTCTCCAATTAAATATTCAGAAAAACGTTGTCCTTTCGATAATTTGGAAACCACCTGATTCGCCAAAACCGTTGTGCCGATACCACTTCTTTTCTCTACATAGCCTTCTTGAGCAAGCTGTTCTACTGCTTTACGAATCGTTATTTTGCTTACTTCAAACTCCCTCTCCAATTCTGGTTCAGACGGAATCAGAGCATTGACCTTATATTGTCCATTAATAATTCTTTCTTTCAAGATGTCTTTCACTTGAATATATAAAGAACCTTCCCTTAAATTTAATTTCATGATTGATCTACCTTTCTATATCGGGATCATGATTACTTACTAAAGCCCATACTTCTTTATCAGATGAAATTGGCGAATCACCATACGTTGTATGCGCTAAAATTCCGGCAGCCATGGCAAATTGAATGGTATCTTCTTTCGAGAATTGTTGACGTAATCCATGCATTATACCACTCGCAAATCCATCGCCTCCACCAATACGATCGAAAATTCGAAACACATAACGTTTAGAGAAATAAAAATTCGCATTTGTATATAAAAATCCTTCTATCTCATGCTTATTATCTTGTAATTGCTCTCTTATTGTACCGGCTATTGTTTGAATTCCATATTTCTCTGCTACTTTTGGTATAAGGTTTTGGATTTGTGACTTTCGCTCTACCTCATCCGTAGCGTAGCCTAAAACGTGTATAGCATCTTTTTCCGTCATAAAACATACATCACTTAACTGCAACATTTGTTGATAATCATTTCTCGCTCGTTGGATATTATTTTTCCAAAGTTTCGGCCGGAAATTACAATCAAATACTACTAAAATTCCACGTTCCTTTGCTTTTTCTGCGATAGAAAACATCGTATTTCTAGCATTCTCAGACACTGCTAATCCGATGCCGCAAAAGTGAACCATATCTGTATCTAGTAATATACGTTCCATCTGATAATCCGATGCTACTGCTTGGTGAAAAGCACTGATTTCTCTGTTGGTATATGTGACTACGGATGGACGCAAGTCGAAACCATCTTCTAAAAAGAACATCCCGATATGGTCGCCATCTCGACGAATGTCTTGCACTCCAACTCTTAACGATTGCAAATACGATAAAGCTGCTTCTCCAATATTATTATCAGGCAATGTTGTTATGAGGCTCGTTTGGTTGCCAAATTTTCCTAAAGCAGTAAGCACATTCACTCCTGTACCTGAAAAAGACATATCTAATGCGCGAGTTTGCTCCAACTTCTTGTTACCTGGAACATGTAGTCGCATCATTACCTCTCCAAATGCCTTCACTTTATTCGCCATACTGATCTCCTAATTGTTTTACAAAATGATAGATAGACTGTACATCCTCTAACTTCGTACGACCGGTAGACGCATCAATAATAGAAGAATAGACATGTGGAATAACTTTCTTCACACCTGCTCGGAGGGCAATCTCCATAATCTGCGAACTATTTTGTACATCTATACCCCCTGTTGGCTCTAAATAAAAGCCTTCTCTAGCACAAGCCTCAGCTACTGCTTCATACTCTTCTAAACGACTCGTTCCGCCCATCGGAAAAAACTTCAGTGAATTCCCGCCCATTTCTTTTGATAACTGGATCGCTGCTTCCACTTCCACAATGATTGGATCTTTATTCGTTGGACCTGTAGCAATATCGACAAAACCTGGTCGCCCCGTAGGTTTTACAAGGCTATTAATCATCGTTTGGGAATGGTTTACAGTAGCTCTTGTATATCCTACTTTTGGGAAAACTTGATTAATATGCCTCGGTTGGTATTCACGACTAATATCTGCAACCATCTTCCATTGCTCTGGGTTCCCTCCACCTAAGCCGAGTGAAATGGCTCCATCTAGTTCTTTATCATATACTTTTATATCTTCTAACGCTTCATGTACACTATTATAATTGCTAGATAATAACCCAATGAGTACATGACCATCGGTTGCTTCATAGATTTCCTTAGCATTTGTTATATCGGCAGATAATACATTTAAACAAATTCGACCGTTATAAAAGTTATGAGCCATCTCATCCACCTCCTATTAGGTTAGAAATTTTTTGTACAATAATATCCATATCTCCTGGCAATAATGGTCGAGGGTCAATATCAAAATGTCCTTCATTTGCGTGGTAATCCCTTGTGTAAATAGCAGGAATTCCGTCTTTTAATTGATTTACTAATGTTGAAGCATCCAAAGGGGCTTCTGCACCAATATGTACTCTCCCACGGTAAATTTCTCTTCCCGCTTCATCAGCCTCAATAGTTATCTTGATTCCGCTCCATTCGTTCAGTTGCTTTAGTTTATCTAAATCTGCTAATTGGTGCGATACATCCGTTTTTTCGGTGACAAATTGTTCTAATGCATGCAACAGTCCGAAGATAGCTTCTTTCCCTACTTTCATTGCTCTCCCGATTCCTTTCATGTGGAGAGTTGCATACTTTATAAGTTCAGTTTTCCCAGCTAATATGCCAGATGTAGGACCTTGAATCGCTTTGGAACCACTAAAGATTACAAGGTCTGCGAGCTCTCCATATCCAGTAATATCTTCTTCTGCCGCTGCATCAACTATAAGTGGAAGATTTTTTTGACGTGCCCATTCACTTACCTCTTGTAACGAAGGCATATTTTTTTGCACACAATGATGGGATTGTACAAAGAGAATTGCTGCTGTATTCTCCGATACTGACTGGTCGATTTGATCGATGCGACAGCCGTTCGCATACCCTATCCCTTTAGGTTTTCCACCGCCTACATGTATCATCACATCTACCGGAGCTCCATAATCTACTTGATGCCCCTTCATAATTAATATTTCTCGTTGAAGAAAAGCATCTTCATATAAGTGCTCAACAAGGTAGCGATCATCTTTTGATATAACCCCTGCTACTGCAAGGGATATCGCTGCGGATGCAGAATTTGTAATTAACGCATGTTCTGTATGTACATACTTCGCTACTTGTTGTCCGGATTCCTGCACTAGTTCTTCCATTTTAAAATAGTGTCTTCCTCCTCTAGCAATGCCTTCGAGCACATAATCAGACATCGTAGACACACCCAATATACTCATTCTTCCACTTGCATTAATCACTTTTTTCAAGTTCAACATAATTCCCTCCTATGATGACTGCTTCAGCATTAATAAGTGAATCTCCATGAATACTCGCACCGAATGAATCCGTTAATTTTTTTGATGTTTCTTTTACTGTGAAAAAAGTTAAGTCTGCAATCGATCCAGGTTGTAAGCTTCCTAATTCCGGTTTACTTAATATTTTTGCTGGTTTTATCGTAACCGCTTCGATGACCTCTTCTAAACTATATCCTAACGCTAAAAATTTACTTAATGTTGTTTCCATATTATAGACAGGTCCATTCTTTTGATTGTTTTGATAAATATCGGTTCCTAAACTATCAAAGTAGACTCCTTGTTGTTTCGCTTTTTGTGCAATTCTAAACGAAAAGCTCGAGCTTCCATGACCAACATCTAAATACACCCCTCTATCAATAGCATCTAATAATGAGGGCTCTACAGATCCATCTTCTCTAAAAATATGATTATTTTCTTTTTCATGATAACAGTGCGTTAGAATATCTCCTTTTTTCATATAACTTAATACTTTGCTTAATTCAGGCGGAGCTGTACCGACATGCACCATTAATGGCAGTGCTAATTTATTACGAAAAGTCTCAGCTATAATCAACGGTTGTATGCCATTCCCACAAACAACACTTGCACTCATTCGGGCTTTTAATCCAACTATAAATTGCGGATATTTCTCCACTGTTTGCTGAATCGCGTCAAATGATAGATTACCTAAATCTGAAAGTTCATCCTGACGCATCAGTCCAATTCGGGATATATTTAAAAAAGCGAAGACTCTCGTTTTTGCCGCTTGTGCAATTTGGTAGAATTCATCAACGTTATCTGCACCGCTGCTACCAGCATCTACAATCGTGGTTACACCTGTTTTGTAGCCAATTTGATCTGGTATCGCACAATACGGTTTATATTTTGGAAATGCATGTGTATGAAGGTCAATCCAACCTGGGGAAACATACATACCAGCTGCATCAAAAATTACATCACCTTGAACTGTAGTCGTTTCTGCTACTTCTACAATTCGCTGATTATCAATTACTATATCTACGGTTGCTCCATTTACTAGCGTTGCATTCTTTACAATTTGTACCATGGTATATACTCCTTCTCGAATAGCGCTGCAGCTAATTGATACTTCCCCCAAAATATTTTATCTATCTTGCATGTAACAGGCAGTAACCCCACACGGAATGAAGTTTCAATTTATTGTTACTGGTAGACCACCTAGAATGTCGCCTTTCCCGAACACAGTACTCGCAGCTACTTCCAATGCTGGGTAAGATACTTCATATGTACATATACATGCTTGAAGCTCCGGGAGTATAGCTACATCGTAAGGACTTTTCATTACGATTGCGATTACTGGAACATCATTTGCGGCAAGTATTTCTAAAAACAATTGTTGAACTGGATGTTGGGCTAAATATTGGACACCGAATATAACTGCATCGTACTGCTTCCAATGTTCTATTTGTTCATGTATATATTCTTCCGTCCAATCCTCTGTTAATGTTATATTTTTGGCATGTGGCTGATATGCACAAATTACATCATAAAGACGAATTGCTGCATGCGACGAATCCTCTGCTGCCGACTGTACAGCCGCTAATGGTGTGACTACTGCCATATCGCTACCACTATCAATCGGTATCAGCCCATGATTATAAACCATTGTCACACCTTGACGATAAGCTTCCTTAGCCAATTCACGATGGTCATTTCCTCCGACAAAAGAAGGTACACTTGCACTTGAATCTAAAACGGTATTATTCCAATTGATATATGTATCTTTAACACGCCTAATTCGTTTTACCGATGATAAAATAGATTCTCTGCTCAATTTCCCTGACTCTACTGCTAGTTTCACTTCTTTTAGAGCACCAATTTGCTTCTGCAACGTATGCGATACCATTGCTAGGTCCACACCTGCTTGTAACGCGGCAACGACTCCTTTCTCCGTACCAATTGTTTCCGAAATCGCATTCATTTCCATACAATCCGTCGTAATTAGCCCGGTATACCCTAATTTATCTCGAAGCAATCCCGTCATTACTTCTTTGGATAATGTAGCTGGTTTATCTTTTGCGGGTTCCAATGCAGGGAAATAGATATGTGCAGACATTATCACATCGGATTCCAAGCACTCTCGAAAAGGCCGTAACTCGATATCCTCTAACCTCCCTATATTATGGGGAATAACAGGTAAGGCTAAATGCGAATCCACTTTTGTATCACCATGACCAGGAAAGTGTTTGAGCGTCGTCACAACACCTGCATCTTGCATACCTTTCACCGCTGCTTTTGCTAAACGAGTGACACGTTCTGGTGATTCTCCGTAAGAACGAACACCAATAACTGGATTATCTGGATTTACATTCACATCAACTACTGGGGCCAAATTCCAATTAATCCCCAATGCTCTTAACTCTTTTCCGCTAGCATAACCTATCTGATATGCATTCTCTTCACTGTCACTTGCGCCAATCGTCATGCCTCCAGGAAATATTGTCGTTCCTTCTCCGAGACGTCGTACTGTACCATTTTCTTGATCAACACAAATGAGTAGTGGACGTTCATATCCTGCATCTCGTGCTTCTTTCTGCAAAGCAGCGGTTAGCGCAAGCACTTCATTAGGGCTTCCAATATTACGAGTAAAAAGAATAATGCCACCGATATGATAATTGTGGATAAGCTGTTTGATGGATTCGGGAATAACTTTACCATCAAAACCGATTACAAACAGTTCTCCTATTGTTTTTTCAATCATTTGCTACCACCTCTTTCTACATTTATTTATTCTGCACTTCATATTTTGCAAAAGTTTTCGAAACTCCCCACATTAAAATGTAGGCTGTTACACTTCCTCCAAACAAAAATAGTAATGCTGGTAAAGAATAAAAAGTAATAGATAACAGCAGACCAATTCCCACTAATAAAACCACCGTTAAAATAGGATGAATGATTCCTATAATAAATGGCCATTTGATATAGTCCATGGATTTTAAATTAAAGTGAACATAGATTGGAAAGAAAAAAGCAACTACCATGACATATAAAATTAAAATAACGACAACACTAAACTGAACCATCTGATAAATAAGACTTGTTTGTGTCCCAAGTATTTGGAATTCTATCGTTAGAAGGTATCCTATTGCCACTAGCAAAAGTCCTAATCCATTTGATTTTACAAATTCTTGACGAAATGTCTTCCAAAACAATGGAAAAATAGTAATATCCTGCTCACCCATATTCCACTTCCGAACCACTGCAAACATTGCTACGGTTGCTGGCATAAGACCAAATATTCCTAACCCTAATATAGTAAAAGCCACCCAGAGAATATTTAAATATGCAAAACGTGTTATCCAAACGGCTATTGTATAGTATCCTTGTGCAATACTCGTCATCTATCTCACCTCTCTACTCAAATCATTGTAAACAGAGACAAAAGTAGCTATCAATTCTATTACAACCTCTAGTTTCACTTGCACTGTTCCACTTTTGCCTCCGTTTATTTATTCCTTCACCGAACCAATTAGAACTCCCTTTACAAAGAAACGTTGTAAAAATGGATATACAATTAATAATGGTAGTGCAGAAACAATGATTACTGCATATTTTACTAAGGAAGCTGTTTTTACTTGTTCTGCGAACGATTGTGCAGAACCAGCAGCATTGGAAATACTACTTGCATTTACTTCATTCAAGATTAAAATTTGCCGAAGTATCAGCTGTAATGGAAACTTATCTTCTGTTCGCAAATAAATTAAAGCATTAAAGTACTGATTCCATAAAGCTACCCCATGAAAGAGTGCCATTACGGCAATAATTGGTAATGATAACGGTAGCACCACTTTAATAAATAAGTAAAAGTCACTTGCCCCATCAATTTTAGATGCTTCGACGAGTTGATCAGGTATTGTTTGTTGAAAGAATGTTCGAGCAACAAGAATCGACCAAGCTCCTACAACACCTGGGATCACTATCGCCCACATTGTATCGAGCATTTGCAAATTACGAACAACTAAGTACGTTGGGATAAGCCCTCCATTAAATAACATCGTGAATAAAATAAACCATAACCAAAGCTTCTTTCCCAATAATTCTTTACGGGACAAGGCATATGCTGCTGGCAATAAAACAAACAAGTGTACAAGCACACCAACGATCGTATATATAATCGTATTTTTATATCCCGTCCAAATCGCATCATTTTGGAAGACTCGTTGGAACCCATCAAAAGTAATATCCACCGGCCAAAGCCACATTTTCCCTGTGTTCACAGCTTGAGGATCGCTGATGGATGCGCTCAGCACAAAAATTAGTGGATAAATGATGATTATTGTAATGATCGATACAAAGAGTATATTTAACCGGTCAAAGGCTTTATCCGACAAACTAAATCTAGACATGTTGCATCCTCCTTCCTACCATAAGCTGTTCTCACTAAATTTTCGTGCGATTTGATTAACGGTAATTAAAAGAACGATATTAATCGCCGATTCAAACAAACCAACAGCAGCAGCAAAACTATATTGACCTTGTAGGATACCCGTTTCATATACAAACGTTTGGATAATATCCGACGTCTCCGAATTCAATGTATTTTGCATGAGTAGCACTTTCTCAAAGCCAATTTGCATAAAGTTTCCGATATTTAAAATAAATAATACGACGATGGTTGGCATAATACTTGGAATATTTATTCGGAAAATACGTTGCAATCTCGTGGCACCATCCACTCTTGCTGCTTCATGAAGCTCCGGGTTCACCCCTGCAAGAGCTGCCAAATAAATAATTGTACTCCACCCTAATGTTTGCCATTGACCAGACCAGACAAAGATATGTCGGAACCAATCTGGACTTGTTAAAAACGGAATTGGTTCCATCCCTAAAGCACGTATAAGATGATTGATTAACCCTGTATTGGGATCTAAAAATGCAACAAGCATTCCTACGACAACGACGACAGAAATAAAATGTGGTGCATACGTTAAGGTTTGCGTCCATTTCTTAAATGCCCCATTACGTAATTCATTAAATGCTAGTGCTAAAATAATCGGTAATGGGAATAGTATGAGCATGTATAGATTTAAGACGAGCGTATTTTTTAATAATCTCCAGAAGTAATATGAGCTAAAAAAACGCTCAAAATGTTCAAAACCAACCCAAGGACTTCCCCAGATTCCTAAGTTCGCAAAGTAATCTTTAAAAGCAATTTGAACGCCATACATTGGTATATAATGAAAAATAAAAAAGTACGAAACTACAGGTAAAAGAAATATATATAATTGCCAATTTGCAAGTAAATTCTTTTTTATTTTGTAGCCTCTACCCCTATGAGCGGGCGCTAGTTTTGCCATATTATTGTCTACCTCCTTAAACAGCTAACTAATATACAACCTTGACACGTTTACCATATCTTCCTAATGAAACAACCTTGATTGGCAATTATGTATACTTTTGAACATTGCTTCACTTACAAGTCTGAAGTTGTATTGTCATGCTGGTTACTAGGAAGTAATGCTGTTCAACAGAATCTACTCTCTTTTTCTTTTTAGCGCGTGCTCAAAAAGGACCGAGAAAAGCAAGCCAACGAGCTTCCACAGGACGTGGGCTATTTTAGTAGAAGATCCCCCAGATAATTATCATTTTCACCGGACTTTTTGAACAACCTCTTTTAGCAAAAGGTAGAAGAGAGAGGAAAAGGGGGAACCTCTCTCTTCAAATCCATCTGTAATCAAAATAATTAATTCTCTGTATAACGGTTATAAGCATTTTGATGTACTTCTACAACCTCTTCTAATCCCATTTGGTTTAGTGTGTCTACATAATTATCCCAGTTAGCTAAATCTTCATCACCAGTAATAAATTTGTCGCGCATTTCTTCGATATAGTTGTTGATATCTTGACCAGTAGATTGCAAGATAATATTCTCCTCATCGGTAAATGTGAAACGCGGCCAAATTTCTTCTGGAACAAAAGGTTCAATCTTCTCGGCAGCTTCCATGGATTGAGGAGCAGTTTCTCCACCTTGGAAGTAATCTGCTTTAATAATCCCATTAATCGATCCTAACCATGTTAACTGTTTCGATAACGCTTGTTCGAAAGTAATATCTCCTTCAGGATTTAAGATGTGATCCTTATAAACCGCTTCACCGTCTTCTATTTCAAATGTTTCACCTTCTACCCCCATATAGTAAAGTTCCGCACCTTCATCACTATAGAAATGGTCCATCCAACGTACAGTTGCGGCTGGATTCTCATTCTCACTTGTGATTACTAAGTTTGCTGGATCCCATACAGAAGAAGAAAGTTTATTATAGGTTTGATGTCCTTCTGGTCCTTCTAACGCTGCAACACTGTTATATTGAGCTCCAATATCTTCCCCAAATAATTCAATTGGATCATAGAAAATCATGCTTCCATATAAATTATCAGATGCATTCGCTAGGAATTGCCCCCACTCGATCGTAAAGATACTTTGGTCAATCAATCCTTCTTCATACAGCTTGTTAATATATTCAAGCATTTGCTTATATTCATCTGTTATAGCAAAGTTACGAACTTCACCAGAAGAATCTAAGTCATAATTCATATTCGACGTACCTTGATTCATCACACCAAAAGAACCAGCTAACCATTGAACTAATTCTTGGATTTGCGTCCCTCCATAAGGAATCGTTTTTCCTCCACCTACTGGATCAAGCTCTTTCACGGCTTTCAAGTATTCATAGAATTCATCTGTTGTTTCGGGTATTTCCATTCCTAATTCATCTAGCCACTCTTCATTCACCCATGGACGAGCACTCAGACGTAAGGATAAGAAATCCTCCTCAATAAGTGCTGGCATGGAGTAAATGTTTCCATCTGGAAACGTAACAGCTTTACGGATACTTGGATCCTGCTCCATTAACGCTGTAAGATTTGGAGCGTATTGTTCAATCAGATCATTTAACGGTAGGAATACTTCTTGCCCTCCATATCTTAATAAATCCGTACTCGTAAGCTGCGATAGGAAGAATGCGTCTGGTAAATCTCCACTACCTAAAGCTAAATTACGATTTTCTTCTAAAGCATCTGGACTCACAAGATCCCAATTCACATTGATGTTTGTTTGATCTCTATACTCATTCCAAATTAGGATATCGTTCCAATTATTGTCTTCATTTTGAGCAGGCTTGTTTGCAAAAAAAGTTAGCTCTAGCTCTTCATCGACAATAGGCATTCCTGACTCATTTACACCTTCATTTGCGGCAGTCGCATCACCGCCGTCACCACCATCTTCGCCACCTTCATCATCGCTATTACAAGCTGATAAAGCGGTTACAAACGATATTAGTAAAAGAATTAACAATAATCTTTTTACCTTCACTTTGCTTTCCCCTCCCTAGAAATATATATTTCTACAAAACTGTTGATCCCCCTATGCTTCATCAAACCAAATCTATCGTTTATGTATCACCCCTCCATTAAAATAAAATTAAGAAATTATAAAACTTAAGTAAAATTTCTACTTATTCTAAATAGTAACACTATTCTAATGTTACGTCAATATAACATTATAATGTTTGTAATGAATTTTTTAGGAAGCTGCTACTTCCTTCATGTTAAAACACTTATTTTTTTATCTACATCACTTTTACACAAACTGGTCTTGGCAGTGCGTGCCTCTGATTGGAATGTACTAATTCATTCTTCTGTGTTTTTCTCATTACCATTAACTCATTACTATGTTCGTTGGCGATAATTAAATGTTTTTCACCAGGGACCTTTGATTGAAAATGCCTTGGCCATTTGCTGCCTAATCTCGAAATCGAATAGTTCTTTAGAAGTCCATTGTTTATTATTTGATAGGTTGTAATAGAATCGTGCCCTCGATTTGACACATATAGTAATTTTCCGTTGCATTGTACTTCTGCACTATAATTTTCTTGTTTACAATTACTTGGTAACGTGGTTATTCTTTGCTGTAACTGTACGAACTCCTTTTCTACATCATATGCATATACGAGTACGGTGGAATCAAATTCATTTACAACGTATAATACTGCTATTTCTGGATGGAAATCAATATGCCTTGGTCCTGAAGGATAAGGTGTTTCCGCTTCAAATCGCTGCTGAAGTTTTCCTGTCTCTTGGTTAAAATAGAGGAAATATAACTTATGCTTTCCTAGATCTGTTGCAACATAATAATCACTTTCAGGCAAGCGCCGTATGGTATGCAATCTTGATTCAGTTGAGAAATGGACGCAATCGGTCTCTTCTTCAATCTTTCCATTTTCATTTGTTCCATAAACGACTATATTGCCACCAGTATAATTACTTACAAAAACATAGTCACCATTTACCTCAACATAACAAGGCCCACCATGGGTAGGATGACGACTCCATTCTATTAATTGCTTGTGAACTGGATTAATTCCATAACAGATGACCTCACCTTGTTCAACCTCGCTAATAGCATATAGACAAGATTTACTCGTGTTAACTTCTAAAAAAGAGGGGTGCTCAATTCCATCAAAAGCTGCTACTTTCTCAAGCTTACCGATACGTGGGTCAAAAGAAAGCCAGTGAATTGTTTCTTCATTCCTTTCTCCATAACTCCCTACAAATACATCGAATAATGAATTCATTCGCTTCTCCATCCATTTCTAGTAAATTGGTAAAACATGAAAAAATACATTAGGGGATGCCATACGATAATAATAACTACCCCACCCGAGGCCAG encodes:
- a CDS encoding lactonase family protein; translation: MNSLFDVFVGSYGERNEETIHWLSFDPRIGKLEKVAAFDGIEHPSFLEVNTSKSCLYAISEVEQGEVICYGINPVHKQLIEWSRHPTHGGPCYVEVNGDYVFVSNYTGGNIVVYGTNENGKIEEETDCVHFSTESRLHTIRRLPESDYYVATDLGKHKLYFLYFNQETGKLQQRFEAETPYPSGPRHIDFHPEIAVLYVVNEFDSTVLVYAYDVEKEFVQLQQRITTLPSNCKQENYSAEVQCNGKLLYVSNRGHDSITTYQIINNGLLKNYSISRLGSKWPRHFQSKVPGEKHLIIANEHSNELMVMRKTQKNELVHSNQRHALPRPVCVKVM
- a CDS encoding ABC transporter substrate-binding protein, whose product is MKVKRLLLILLLISFVTALSACNSDDEGGEDGGDGGDATAANEGVNESGMPIVDEELELTFFANKPAQNEDNNWNDILIWNEYRDQTNINVNWDLVSPDALEENRNLALGSGDLPDAFFLSQLTSTDLLRYGGQEVFLPLNDLIEQYAPNLTALMEQDPSIRKAVTFPDGNIYSMPALIEEDFLSLRLSARPWVNEEWLDELGMEIPETTDEFYEYLKAVKELDPVGGGKTIPYGGTQIQELVQWLAGSFGVMNQGTSNMNYDLDSSGEVRNFAITDEYKQMLEYINKLYEEGLIDQSIFTIEWGQFLANASDNLYGSMIFYDPIELFGEDIGAQYNSVAALEGPEGHQTYNKLSSSVWDPANLVITSENENPAATVRWMDHFYSDEGAELYYMGVEGETFEIEDGEAVYKDHILNPEGDITFEQALSKQLTWLGSINGIIKADYFQGGETAPQSMEAAEKIEPFVPEEIWPRFTFTDEENIILQSTGQDINNYIEEMRDKFITGDEDLANWDNYVDTLNQMGLEEVVEVHQNAYNRYTEN